One window of Streptococcus suis genomic DNA carries:
- a CDS encoding endonuclease MutS2, with protein MNHKIIETLEFHKVRRKIEPYLLTDQGLDELRQLEPMVDINRIQQAFDELTDMGQIFVENPYFSLSATTDINPAMRRLELDTDLNITELLAVKKVLEVSKSLLDFYGNLENIQLSQLDKHFEKIELFPHLQGSLQSVNDAGFIEDFASEKLARVRRKIREAEDQVRQVMQDILKNKSDMLSDTILASRNGRNVLPVKNTYRNKIAGVVHDISASGSTVYIEPRAVVSLNEDISHLRAEERHEISRILQELSDMLRPHSGIIRNNAWVIGHLDFIRAKHLFARDYQAVVPKLSEKQDIALLNVRHPLIAEPVPNDLYFSSQLTAIVITGPNTGGKTIMLKTLGLTHLMAQSGLPILADKGSRVAVFKEIFADIGDEQSIEQSLSTFSSHMTHTVAILAEADQDSLILFDELGAGTDPQEGASLAMAILDDLRLRGIKTMATTHYPELKAYGIETSGIENASMEFDANSLRPTYKFMQGVPGRSNAFEIARRLGLSDIIIQSAQSWTDTDSDVNRIIEKLESQTVESRQRLDTIRDVEQENYKMNRALRKLYDELNRERENELNKARLEAKEIVDMALAESEDILKNLHAAASLKPHQIIEAKAELKKLAPEVVDLSKNKVLKKAKIQRAAKVGDDIIVTAYGQRGTLTNQLKDGRWEAQVGLIKMTLGKDEFELVKVEKAEQPKKRQVHTVKRANVRGPKARLDLRGKRYEEAMMELDEFIDQALLNNLAQVDIVHGIGTGVIREGVTKYLRRNKQVKEFGYAPQNAGGSGCTIVTFK; from the coding sequence ATGAATCATAAAATTATTGAAACCCTTGAATTTCACAAGGTAAGACGAAAAATTGAGCCCTATCTGCTGACAGACCAGGGCTTGGACGAATTACGGCAACTGGAGCCCATGGTGGACATCAACCGTATCCAGCAGGCCTTTGATGAATTGACAGACATGGGGCAGATTTTTGTGGAAAATCCCTATTTCAGCCTGTCTGCAACTACAGACATCAATCCAGCCATGCGTCGTTTGGAGTTGGATACGGACCTCAATATTACGGAGCTCTTAGCTGTCAAAAAAGTCCTGGAGGTGTCCAAATCCCTCTTGGATTTTTATGGCAATCTGGAAAATATCCAGCTGAGCCAGTTGGACAAACATTTTGAGAAAATCGAGCTCTTTCCGCATTTGCAAGGTTCCTTGCAGTCGGTCAACGACGCTGGCTTTATCGAGGATTTTGCCTCTGAAAAATTGGCCCGCGTCCGTAGGAAAATCCGCGAGGCAGAGGATCAGGTCCGCCAGGTCATGCAGGATATTTTGAAGAACAAGAGCGATATGCTGTCAGATACTATCCTGGCTAGTAGGAACGGTCGCAATGTTCTTCCTGTAAAAAATACCTATCGGAATAAGATTGCAGGGGTTGTCCACGATATTTCCGCTTCTGGCTCGACCGTTTATATTGAACCACGGGCTGTAGTGAGTTTAAATGAAGACATTAGTCACTTGCGTGCAGAAGAACGGCATGAAATTAGTCGGATCTTGCAGGAATTGTCGGATATGTTGCGACCACATAGCGGTATTATTCGGAATAATGCTTGGGTCATTGGGCATTTGGATTTCATCCGCGCTAAGCATCTCTTTGCGCGTGATTATCAAGCAGTTGTACCCAAACTATCTGAGAAGCAGGATATTGCCCTTCTCAATGTTCGACATCCGCTCATTGCTGAGCCTGTACCAAACGACCTTTATTTTAGTAGTCAGTTGACGGCCATCGTGATTACAGGTCCCAACACGGGTGGTAAGACTATCATGCTCAAGACCTTGGGTTTGACCCATCTTATGGCCCAGTCTGGCTTACCAATCTTGGCTGATAAGGGCAGTCGGGTCGCTGTTTTCAAGGAAATTTTTGCGGATATTGGTGATGAACAGTCCATCGAGCAGAGTTTATCGACCTTCTCTAGTCACATGACCCACACGGTAGCGATTTTGGCGGAGGCAGATCAGGATTCCCTCATTCTCTTTGACGAGTTGGGAGCTGGGACCGATCCCCAGGAGGGTGCGTCTTTGGCAATGGCTATTTTGGATGACCTTCGCCTGCGGGGGATCAAGACCATGGCAACCACCCACTATCCTGAGCTCAAAGCCTACGGGATAGAAACCTCTGGTATTGAAAATGCTAGCATGGAATTTGATGCCAATAGTCTACGTCCAACTTATAAATTTATGCAGGGAGTCCCTGGTCGCTCCAATGCCTTTGAAATTGCCCGGCGTTTGGGTTTATCAGATATTATCATCCAGTCAGCCCAATCTTGGACGGATACAGATAGCGATGTGAACCGCATTATCGAGAAATTGGAAAGTCAGACGGTTGAAAGTCGTCAGCGTCTGGATACGATTCGTGATGTGGAGCAAGAAAATTACAAGATGAACCGAGCCCTCCGCAAGCTCTATGACGAGCTCAATCGTGAGCGGGAAAATGAGCTCAACAAGGCACGCTTGGAAGCCAAGGAAATTGTAGATATGGCATTGGCAGAAAGCGAGGATATTCTCAAAAATCTCCATGCTGCAGCCAGTCTCAAGCCTCACCAGATCATCGAAGCCAAGGCAGAGCTGAAAAAGTTGGCGCCTGAAGTGGTGGATCTGTCTAAAAACAAGGTCCTGAAAAAAGCCAAAATCCAGCGTGCTGCCAAGGTGGGTGATGATATTATCGTTACTGCCTATGGTCAGCGGGGAACTCTGACCAATCAGCTCAAGGACGGCCGTTGGGAAGCTCAGGTTGGCTTGATTAAGATGACCTTGGGCAAAGATGAGTTTGAACTGGTCAAGGTGGAGAAGGCAGAGCAGCCTAAGAAGCGCCAGGTTCACACAGTCAAACGTGCCAATGTACGAGGACCAAAAGCCCGCTTAGACCTCCGTGGCAAACGCTACGAAGAGGCTATGATGGAGCTGGATGAATTTATCGACCAAGCCCTGCTCAACAACCTAGCCCAAGTCGATATTGTTCATGGTATCGGTACAGGGGTCATCCGAGAAGGGGTGACCAAGTACCTCCGTCGCAACAAACAGGTCAAGGAGTTCGGCTATGCCCCACAAAATGCAGGTGGATCAGGCTGTACTATTGTGACCTTTAAGTAA
- a CDS encoding GNAT family N-acetyltransferase, translating to MIIRKYQTSDEKGWVYCKALSYLFSPFFDDRETEKPELMTDVYDHRVEWVAEVDGQIVGLIDIDIYTEECSRSYVYAPSKRTAYFTNLAVHPDFQGKGIAQALYEKAEQELREQGVEKLAIFTREDDAANHLYQKWGGQLVCTDYLVVGALKDVPTFRFGIDLERGRLSFSDMEGQPVPYYLREGVYVVSEEAGLDLFDIEDVYQELTYVVDLTEKS from the coding sequence ATGATTATCAGAAAATATCAAACCAGTGATGAAAAAGGCTGGGTTTACTGTAAGGCACTCAGCTACCTCTTCTCTCCATTCTTTGATGATAGAGAAACAGAGAAGCCCGAACTAATGACAGACGTTTATGATCATCGTGTGGAATGGGTGGCTGAAGTAGACGGACAAATTGTTGGTCTAATCGACATCGATATTTACACAGAGGAGTGCAGCCGATCTTATGTTTACGCACCAAGTAAGCGAACAGCTTATTTTACTAACCTAGCAGTCCACCCTGATTTTCAAGGGAAGGGCATTGCCCAGGCACTTTATGAAAAAGCAGAGCAGGAGTTGAGAGAGCAAGGTGTAGAGAAACTAGCCATCTTTACTCGTGAGGATGACGCAGCCAACCATTTGTATCAAAAATGGGGGGGACAATTGGTCTGCACTGATTATCTAGTCGTTGGAGCACTCAAGGACGTTCCAACCTTCCGTTTCGGAATTGATTTAGAGCGAGGTAGATTGTCCTTTTCAGATATGGAAGGTCAGCCGGTTCCCTACTATTTGAGAGAAGGTGTTTATGTAGTCAGTGAAGAAGCTGGCTTGGATCTCTTTGACATAGAAGATGTCTATCAGGAACTGACCTATGTGGTGGATTTGACGGAAAAAAGTTGA
- a CDS encoding MerR family transcriptional regulator gives MKEVAEELDLSNDTIRYYERIGLLQVPRDKNGYRQFDQQSIDWLFLVKMLRKSGMSIESLVDYVDLVRQGDCTIAARKAILQEQEEWLKEQIAQQEAVLEMLSHKVATYDSHLLRFEQEHLDQGE, from the coding sequence ATGAAAGAAGTGGCGGAGGAACTGGACTTGTCCAATGACACCATTCGCTATTATGAACGAATCGGGCTTTTACAGGTGCCGCGAGACAAAAACGGCTACCGGCAATTTGACCAGCAGTCGATTGACTGGCTCTTTTTGGTCAAAATGCTCCGTAAGTCTGGGATGTCCATTGAAAGCTTGGTGGATTATGTTGACCTTGTGCGACAGGGTGATTGTACTATTGCTGCTCGAAAGGCTATTTTACAGGAGCAGGAAGAGTGGTTGAAGGAGCAAATTGCTCAGCAAGAAGCCGTCTTGGAAATGTTGAGTCACAAGGTGGCGACCTATGATAGTCACTTGCTACGCTTTGAACAAGAACATTTAGATCAGGGAGAATAA
- a CDS encoding aldo/keto reductase has product MQTVTLHNGVEMPTVGFGVFQIPDPETCQQVVEEAIRTGYRLIDTAQAYGNEEAVGRAIRNASVPREELFITTKLWISDMSYHGAKEAFAASMEKLGLDYLDLYLLHQPVGDTFGAWRAVEELYQEGKIRAIGVSNFKPDQIANLALFNTVKPMVNQIELHVFNQKPEERAYLASKDIQVQSWGAFAEGKFDVFTNPILTEIANKYGKSTAQVMLRFQLQSGIVSLSKSANPERVRQNFDIFDFTLAEEDMTAIQGLNTDTTVFADHHQAQTIEALAGYVGKTF; this is encoded by the coding sequence ATGCAAACAGTTACATTACACAACGGAGTTGAGATGCCAACAGTCGGATTTGGAGTCTTCCAAATTCCAGACCCAGAAACCTGCCAACAGGTTGTTGAAGAAGCTATTCGGACAGGTTATCGCTTGATTGACACTGCTCAGGCTTATGGCAATGAAGAGGCGGTTGGTCGTGCTATTCGCAATGCGAGTGTGCCACGGGAGGAACTGTTTATTACGACCAAATTGTGGATTTCGGATATGAGCTATCATGGTGCCAAGGAAGCTTTTGCGGCCTCTATGGAAAAGCTGGGCTTGGATTATCTGGATCTCTACCTACTTCATCAGCCAGTAGGAGATACTTTTGGAGCTTGGCGAGCCGTAGAAGAACTCTATCAGGAAGGGAAAATCCGTGCCATTGGCGTATCTAATTTCAAACCAGACCAGATTGCCAACCTAGCTCTCTTTAATACAGTAAAGCCGATGGTCAATCAGATTGAACTCCATGTTTTCAACCAAAAACCAGAAGAACGGGCTTATCTAGCTAGCAAGGACATCCAAGTCCAAAGCTGGGGAGCCTTTGCAGAAGGGAAATTTGACGTCTTTACTAATCCTATCTTGACAGAGATCGCCAATAAATACGGCAAATCAACTGCCCAGGTCATGCTCCGCTTCCAACTCCAGTCAGGCATTGTTTCCTTATCGAAATCTGCCAATCCAGAGCGTGTCCGTCAGAATTTTGACATCTTTGACTTTACATTGGCAGAAGAAGATATGACCGCCATCCAAGGGCTCAATACAGATACAACAGTCTTTGCGGATCACCACCAAGCTCAAACCATTGAAGCTCTAGCAGGCTATGTAGGGAAGACCTTTTAA
- the trxA gene encoding thioredoxin: MVQVITDANFEVETQEGVVLVDFWAPWCGPCRMQAPILEQLAGEVDEDELRIYKMDVDENPNTARQFGIMSIPTLLFKKDGQVVKQVAGVHTKDQIKAILAEIA; the protein is encoded by the coding sequence ATGGTTCAAGTTATTACAGATGCAAACTTTGAAGTTGAAACACAAGAAGGCGTAGTCCTTGTTGACTTTTGGGCACCTTGGTGTGGTCCATGCCGCATGCAAGCACCAATCTTAGAGCAATTAGCAGGCGAAGTGGATGAAGATGAACTGCGTATCTACAAGATGGATGTTGATGAGAATCCAAACACAGCTCGTCAATTTGGAATCATGTCTATCCCAACTCTATTGTTCAAAAAAGACGGACAGGTTGTGAAACAAGTAGCAGGTGTGCATACCAAAGACCAAATCAAAGCAATCTTGGCAGAAATTGCCTAG
- a CDS encoding DUF389 domain-containing protein — MKNKYFTTMEYRDKLFEELDLQTRDIVILMCAIFIASVGLNMNSTAVIIGAMLISPLMTPIVGLGLGLAIYDLALMKKALKLLAVEVVISLLVSSIYFYLSPITVASTELTARISPTVWDIIIAIAGGIAGVIGSRKKEANNIVPGVAIATALMPPICTAGFGLAHGNTQYFFGALYLFLINCIFIMLTTFFGSRFMMRRTKAVELNKLNPKLRYGMTALVLALTIPSLLSAGNLVLDYARKDAMNQYISEKFTSHTILSRTYNKTKNQLEITIVGQELTEQELEKLVKEKSKYGLEKLTVKVNQVASLSQADAKEVYQYIDQYIEQKLSNTDTKNEEIQDEIE, encoded by the coding sequence ATGAAAAACAAGTATTTTACAACCATGGAATACCGTGATAAGCTCTTTGAAGAGTTGGATTTACAGACTCGTGATATAGTTATCCTAATGTGTGCGATTTTTATTGCTTCTGTTGGTTTAAATATGAATAGCACGGCAGTGATTATCGGTGCTATGCTGATTTCCCCCTTGATGACACCGATTGTTGGGCTTGGTCTGGGCTTGGCGATTTATGACCTTGCCTTGATGAAGAAGGCGTTGAAGTTGCTGGCTGTCGAAGTTGTTATTAGCCTGTTGGTATCCAGCATCTATTTCTATCTTTCGCCGATTACAGTAGCCAGTACAGAGTTGACTGCTAGAATTTCGCCGACAGTCTGGGATATTATTATTGCCATTGCTGGCGGAATTGCTGGAGTGATTGGCAGTCGGAAAAAAGAGGCCAATAATATTGTGCCCGGTGTTGCCATTGCGACAGCCCTCATGCCTCCTATTTGTACAGCAGGTTTTGGCTTGGCTCATGGTAATACCCAGTACTTCTTTGGAGCCCTCTACCTCTTTTTGATCAACTGTATCTTCATCATGTTGACCACCTTTTTCGGCTCCCGCTTTATGATGCGACGGACCAAGGCAGTTGAATTGAACAAATTGAACCCAAAATTGAGATATGGTATGACGGCTCTAGTCCTTGCCTTGACCATTCCGAGTCTGCTTTCAGCAGGAAATCTGGTCTTAGACTATGCCCGTAAGGATGCCATGAATCAATACATTAGTGAGAAATTTACCTCTCACACTATTCTTAGCCGGACTTATAATAAAACTAAAAATCAGTTGGAGATTACCATTGTCGGACAAGAACTGACCGAACAAGAATTGGAAAAATTAGTCAAGGAAAAGTCGAAATACGGATTAGAGAAATTGACGGTCAAGGTCAACCAGGTTGCCAGCTTGTCACAGGCAGATGCTAAGGAGGTTTACCAGTATATTGACCAGTATATTGAGCAAAAGTTGTCCAACACAGATACAAAAAATGAAGAAATTCAAGATGAGATAGAGTAG
- the msrB gene encoding peptide-methionine (R)-S-oxide reductase MsrB: MKEIYLAGGCFWGMEGYFSQIDGILDTSVGYANGQVETTNYQLLKQTDHAETLYLAYDETRINLREILLYYFRVIDPFSVNQQGPDKGRQYRTGIYYTDEADLPTIEQVMTEQSQLFGGRPLAVEVEPLAHYIPAEDYHQDYLKKNPQGYCHIDLGQAKIPLIDVADYQKPDQQVLKDSLTDLQYQVTQEAATERPFENEFWNSDQAGIYVDITTGEPLFLSTDKFDSGCGWPSFTKPISKEVASYYQDLSHGMNRIEVRSRAGHAHLGHVFDDGPRDKGGLRYCINSAALRFIPREEMEAAGYGLFLDLLG, from the coding sequence ATGAAAGAAATCTACCTAGCAGGCGGTTGTTTCTGGGGGATGGAAGGCTACTTTTCCCAGATCGATGGTATTCTTGACACTAGCGTTGGCTATGCCAATGGACAGGTGGAGACGACCAATTATCAACTCCTCAAACAAACAGACCACGCAGAGACACTCTATCTAGCCTATGATGAGACTCGTATCAATTTGCGGGAAATTCTCCTCTACTATTTCCGCGTCATTGACCCCTTCTCTGTCAATCAGCAGGGACCTGACAAAGGTCGTCAGTATCGGACTGGTATCTATTACACCGATGAAGCTGATTTACCGACCATCGAGCAGGTTATGACGGAGCAGTCCCAGCTCTTTGGCGGACGTCCCCTAGCCGTTGAAGTGGAGCCACTCGCGCATTACATCCCCGCCGAAGACTACCATCAGGATTATCTCAAGAAAAATCCCCAAGGGTACTGCCATATCGATCTTGGGCAGGCAAAAATCCCTCTGATTGATGTTGCAGACTACCAAAAGCCAGACCAACAAGTCTTAAAAGACAGCTTGACCGACCTCCAGTACCAAGTCACTCAAGAAGCTGCGACGGAAAGACCCTTCGAAAATGAGTTTTGGAATAGCGACCAGGCTGGTATCTACGTCGATATTACGACTGGCGAACCCTTGTTCTTATCCACAGACAAGTTCGACTCAGGTTGTGGCTGGCCGTCCTTCACCAAGCCTATTTCCAAGGAAGTAGCTAGCTACTATCAAGACTTATCTCACGGTATGAACCGAATTGAGGTCCGCAGTCGGGCTGGTCATGCTCATTTAGGTCATGTCTTTGATGACGGACCGCGTGACAAGGGTGGATTACGTTACTGTATAAACTCCGCAGCCCTTCGTTTCATACCGAGAGAGGAAATGGAAGCAGCAGGATATGGCCTGTTTTTGGACTTGTTGGGATAA
- a CDS encoding sodium:alanine symporter family protein has protein sequence MLELMQHINDFVWGPPLLLLLVGTGVYFTVRMGLFQISKLPKAFGLIFKSDQSGDGDVSSFAALCTALAATVGTGNIVGVATAITTGGPGALFWMWVAAFFGMATKYAEGFLAIKYRTKDANGQAAGGPMHYITLGMGPKWKPLAIFFAVSGVLVALFGMGTFSQVNSIASSVSSSFGLAPQFVSVVTAVTVAFFIFGGIEKISDISTKIVPFMAILYILAAVSILVLHADQLLPTLGLVLKSAFSPAAAVGGFVGATVKDAIQRGIARGVFSNESGLGSAPIAAAAAKSDNPVEQGLISMTGTFIDTVIICNLTGLTILVTGKWTVEGLAGAPLTQSAFSTVFGNPGALALTISLVLFAYTTILGWSYYGERCVEYLMGTKAITPYRILFVIMVALGGFLKLDLIWIIADIVNGLMALPNLIALLALSPIIIKETREYFKEKK, from the coding sequence ATGTTAGAATTGATGCAGCACATCAATGATTTTGTTTGGGGTCCACCCCTCTTGTTACTCTTGGTCGGAACGGGTGTATATTTTACGGTCCGTATGGGACTTTTTCAAATCAGTAAATTGCCAAAGGCGTTTGGTTTGATTTTCAAGAGTGATCAATCTGGGGATGGCGACGTTTCTAGTTTTGCGGCCCTTTGTACGGCCCTAGCGGCCACGGTTGGTACGGGAAATATTGTCGGGGTGGCAACAGCCATTACGACAGGTGGCCCAGGAGCTCTTTTCTGGATGTGGGTGGCAGCCTTCTTTGGTATGGCAACCAAGTATGCGGAAGGTTTCTTGGCTATCAAGTACCGGACCAAGGACGCCAACGGTCAAGCGGCTGGTGGGCCTATGCATTATATCACCTTGGGGATGGGTCCCAAATGGAAACCCTTGGCTATCTTTTTTGCGGTATCGGGTGTCTTGGTAGCCCTCTTTGGAATGGGAACCTTTTCTCAGGTCAATTCGATTGCATCTTCGGTGTCATCTAGCTTTGGACTGGCGCCACAGTTTGTCAGTGTTGTCACTGCGGTGACGGTGGCCTTTTTCATCTTTGGTGGGATTGAGAAAATCTCGGATATTTCGACCAAAATCGTGCCCTTTATGGCTATTCTCTATATTTTGGCAGCCGTGAGTATCTTGGTTCTTCATGCAGACCAGCTACTACCTACCCTAGGTCTGGTCCTGAAATCAGCCTTTAGTCCCGCAGCTGCCGTAGGTGGTTTTGTTGGAGCTACCGTCAAGGATGCCATTCAGCGCGGGATTGCACGCGGAGTGTTCTCAAATGAATCTGGTCTGGGTTCGGCTCCTATCGCAGCAGCAGCAGCCAAATCAGACAATCCAGTGGAGCAGGGCTTGATTTCCATGACAGGTACCTTTATCGATACCGTCATCATCTGTAACCTGACGGGTCTGACCATCTTGGTGACTGGCAAATGGACAGTCGAGGGACTTGCGGGAGCCCCTCTGACTCAATCAGCTTTTTCAACAGTCTTTGGTAATCCAGGTGCCCTGGCCCTGACGATCAGTCTTGTCCTCTTTGCCTATACGACTATTCTGGGCTGGTCTTATTACGGGGAGCGTTGTGTGGAATATCTGATGGGTACCAAGGCCATTACTCCTTACCGAATTCTCTTTGTTATCATGGTGGCTCTGGGCGGTTTCCTCAAGCTGGATTTGATTTGGATTATCGCAGATATTGTCAATGGTCTCATGGCTCTGCCGAACCTGATTGCCTTACTGGCCCTATCTCCAATCATTATCAAGGAAACGCGGGAATATTTTAAAGAGAAGAAATAG
- a CDS encoding mechanosensitive ion channel family protein: protein MNDFINKYLSQFNLEDLLTKGLNKVLSLVLLFLAFLVIKKIAKGSVKRILIPSLKVSTQDIGRQKTISRLVESMLSYLLYFILIYCILSILGLPVTSLLAGAGIAGVAVGMGAQGFLSDLVNGFFILVERQFDVGDVVKLTNGPITITGTVVSMGIRTSQVRDADGTLHFIPNRNILVVSNQSRGDMRAQVDIPLKFNTDLDRVAQVIEEVNRRELGKNDQITGITVLGPQNTATGQFVYRINLFVANGQQSKVYHQFLGFYQDALRQAGIDLPTASLK, encoded by the coding sequence ATGAATGATTTTATCAACAAATACTTATCCCAATTTAATCTAGAAGATCTATTGACCAAGGGGCTCAATAAGGTCCTGTCCCTGGTTCTACTTTTCCTGGCCTTCCTGGTCATCAAAAAGATTGCCAAGGGCTCAGTCAAGCGGATTTTGATTCCCTCACTCAAGGTTTCTACCCAGGATATTGGTCGTCAAAAGACCATTAGCCGCCTGGTTGAGAGTATGCTTAGCTATCTACTTTATTTTATCCTGATTTACTGTATTTTGAGTATTCTCGGTCTGCCAGTAACCAGCCTTCTAGCTGGAGCTGGGATTGCTGGTGTGGCTGTCGGTATGGGGGCGCAAGGCTTTCTATCGGACCTGGTCAATGGATTTTTTATTCTAGTGGAGCGTCAATTTGATGTGGGAGATGTGGTTAAGCTGACCAACGGACCGATTACCATTACTGGAACGGTTGTTAGTATGGGCATTCGGACCAGCCAGGTACGGGATGCGGACGGGACCCTGCATTTCATTCCCAACCGAAATATCCTAGTCGTCAGCAATCAGTCTCGTGGTGACATGCGGGCCCAGGTGGACATTCCGCTCAAGTTTAATACGGATTTGGACCGAGTTGCCCAGGTCATCGAAGAGGTCAATCGTCGGGAACTGGGAAAGAATGACCAGATTACAGGTATCACGGTTCTAGGACCGCAGAATACAGCTACTGGACAATTTGTCTACCGGATCAACCTCTTTGTGGCCAATGGTCAGCAGAGCAAGGTCTATCATCAATTTTTAGGATTTTATCAAGATGCCCTACGCCAAGCAGGCATCGACCTGCCTACAGCCAGCTTGAAATAA
- a CDS encoding DUF4352 domain-containing protein, translating to MQQKDFVVEDGYMYYPKKALYKQPLFWTTIIGAVASLVLGVTCLLLIIGLGFSELSLDQPSTEFDSTRTYREHEVGESVDFADGLRVTVKSMGQDDSVDLVDDYYPSAYVVDLEVENPGQEDIYFDEYYFNLIDLSTDFPLTLDLRTYDVNLAEKIKAGEKISVRLIYGLDGETNLGFVYDDVMWTEQLIGQGI from the coding sequence ATGCAGCAGAAAGATTTCGTCGTCGAAGACGGCTATATGTACTATCCTAAGAAAGCTCTCTACAAACAGCCCCTCTTTTGGACCACCATAATTGGCGCTGTAGCCAGTCTTGTGCTGGGTGTGACTTGCTTGTTACTCATCATTGGTCTTGGCTTTAGCGAGCTTTCTCTGGACCAGCCTTCTACGGAATTTGATAGCACCAGGACCTATAGAGAGCACGAGGTCGGAGAAAGTGTTGACTTTGCGGATGGCCTGCGCGTGACGGTGAAATCCATGGGACAAGACGACAGCGTGGATCTGGTGGATGATTATTACCCTTCGGCCTATGTGGTGGATTTGGAAGTGGAAAATCCTGGTCAGGAAGATATTTACTTTGACGAATATTATTTTAACCTGATTGACCTTTCAACGGACTTCCCTTTGACCCTGGACTTACGGACCTATGATGTCAATCTAGCTGAGAAAATAAAGGCCGGTGAGAAGATATCTGTCCGTCTTATCTATGGTTTGGACGGTGAGACCAATCTTGGTTTTGTCTATGATGATGTCATGTGGACGGAGCAGCTGATTGGCCAGGGGATTTGA